The Candidatus Eisenbacteria bacterium genome includes the window CAAGCCGAGCGAGCACACCACGAGCGCGTCGTAGAGCCGGTTTCGACTCCGATTCTCGGAACGCCGGAGGATCTCGTAGCCGGTCTCGGCCAGCATCTCGCGCATTGTATGCAGGGTGAAGAAGCGCAGGTGGGACCGGTCGAGGATTCCCGACTCCTCATACTCGAATCGGTCGGCGACGAGGGACCAGAGCGGCCTCAGGTGTCGGAGGTTGGGCAGACTCACAACGAGGACGCCCTTCGGGTCGAGGAGCCGGCGAAGCTCACGAAGGACCGCCCACGGATCGCGCGTGTGCTCGAGGATGTCGGCGCAGAGGATGCAATCGAAGTAGCCGTCGGGCGCCGGAACCGTGCAGGTCTCGACGTCTCCGCTGAGAACCCGGTCGAGCCGGGGGCCCGCGACCTGCGAGGCCCGCTCCGTCCCCTCGATTCCCCACGCCTCGGCAATCTCCAGGCGATCTTTGGCGGCTCGGGCCGTGGCGCCCGTGCCACAACCGACGTCGAGAAGCCTCCGGGTCCCTCGGGGTATGAGCGCCAGGACGTCCTCGCGAACGAGATCGAAGTACCCGGCGGGCTTATCGGCGTACAGGGATGGACTCGTCATCTCCCTATCGGTCGTCGCGTCCACGTGGAGCCTCCGGTCACGCTCGCTCCCGGCGCCCCACG containing:
- a CDS encoding class I SAM-dependent methyltransferase encodes the protein MDATTDREMTSPSLYADKPAGYFDLVREDVLALIPRGTRRLLDVGCGTGATARAAKDRLEIAEAWGIEGTERASQVAGPRLDRVLSGDVETCTVPAPDGYFDCILCADILEHTRDPWAVLRELRRLLDPKGVLVVSLPNLRHLRPLWSLVADRFEYEESGILDRSHLRFFTLHTMREMLAETGYEILRRSENRSRNRLYDALVVCSLGLLKPFTVYQYLFVARPVRSSPGPGGRR